From Vitis vinifera cultivar Pinot Noir 40024 chromosome 5, ASM3070453v1, the proteins below share one genomic window:
- the LOC100248024 gene encoding UDP-glycosyltransferase 92A1 — translation MGSQQEHIVMLPFMAQGHIIPFLALAKQIQQRTGFTITIANTPLNIQYLRTTISTSDDSSRPCIRLAELPFCSSDHGLPPNTENTEALSFHQIVDLFHASKTLQAPFHSLVSGIIEKEGRPPLCIISDVFFGWATEVAKSLGTSNVTFTTGGGYGTAAYISLWQNLPHRATDSDYFALPGFPDSCRFHITQLHQYLRAADGTDAWSRYFQPQIALSLDSSGWLCNTAEEIEPHGLEILRNYVKPPVWTIGPLLPPALLNHSLSSGSSIFGQRAWKVSGVSPEKCLDWLDKHPQSSVLYISFGSQNTISPSQMMELALGLEDSGKPFIWVIRPPVGFDIEGEFRAEWLPQNFEQRMAESNQGLIVHKWAPQLEILSHKSTGVFLSHCGWNSVMESLCVGVPIIGWPLAAEQCYNSKMLTEDMGVAVELTRGRQGALERKEVKRVIELVMDSKGKGEEMKKKATEIGEKIRDAMREGGSSLKAMDDFVSTMLSKRQGY, via the coding sequence ATGGGTTCTCAGCAGGAACATATAGTGATGCTCCCTTTCATGGCCCAGGGCCATATCATACCTTTCCTAGCTCTAGCTAAGCAAATTCAGCAAAGAACTGGCTTCACCATCACCATTGCCAACACCCCTCTCAATATTCAATACCTGAGGACCACCATCTCCACATCTGATGACTCATCCCGACCATGTATCCGCCTCGCCGAGCTCCCCTTCTGTAGCTCTGATCATGGCCTCCCGCCCAACACTGAGAACACTGAGGCCTTGTCGTTTCATCAGATAGTGGATTTGTTCCACGCCTCCAAGACTCTTCAGGCTCCTTTTCACAGCCTCGTTTCTGGGATCATTGAGAAAGAAGGCAGGCCTCCTCTTTGCATAATATCTGATGTGTTCTTTGGATGGGCTACTGAAGTTGCCAAGAGTTTAGGCACTTCTAACGTCACATTCACCACCGGCGGTGGCTATGGCACTGCCGCCTACATCTCTTTGTGGCAGAACCTCCCGCATCGCGCTACAGATTCCGATTACTTTGCTTTGCCAGGGTTTCCTGATTCCTGCCGCTTCCACATCACTCAGCTTCATCAGTACCTGAGGGCGGCCGATGGAACCGATGCTTGGTCTAGGTATTTCCAGCCTCAGATAGCGCTTTCCTTGGACTCTTCAGGATGGTTGTGTAACACAGCTGAGGAGATTGAGCCTCATGGATTGGAGATACTTAGAAACTATGTAAAGCCTCCTGTATGGACTATAGGACCTCTTCTCCCTCCAGCTCTGCTCAATCATTCACTTTCTTCGGGTTCAAGCATCTTCGGGCAACGAGCCTGGAAAGTGTCTGGAGTGTCTCCCGAGAAATGCCTGGACTGGCTGGACAAGCATCCACAAAGTTCAGTTCTTTACATCTCCTTCGGTTCACAGAACACTATTAGTCCTTCTCAGATGATGGAGCTAGCTTTGGGCTTGGAAGACAGCGGGAAACCCTTCATTTGGGTGATTAGGCCTCCAGTGGGTTTCGACATAGAAGGTGAGTTTCGAGCAGAATGGTTACCACAAAACTTCGAACAGAGAATGGCTGAGAGTAACCAAGGCCTGATAGTCCACAAATGGGCACCCCAATTGGAGATCCTGTCACACAAATCAACTGGGGTCTTCCTCAGCCACTGCGGATGGAACTCAGTGATGGAGAGCTTGTGCGTGGGAGTTCCAATCATAGGGTGGCCGTTGGCTGCAGAGCAATGCTATAACTCTAAAATGCTGACGGAGGATATGGGAGTGGCTGTGGAGTTGACAAGAGGAAGGCAGGGCGCACTGGAGAGGAAAGAGGTGAAGAGAGTTATAGAATTGGTTATGGACAGTAAAGGGAAAGGCGaggagatgaagaagaaggcAACTGAGATTGGAGAGAAGATAAGAGATGCAATGAGAGAGGGAGGGTCTTCTTTGAAAGCCATGGATGATTTTGTATCCACAATGCTTTCCAAGAGACAAGGTTACTGA